From the Maioricimonas rarisocia genome, one window contains:
- a CDS encoding ZIP family metal transporter, giving the protein MPVWFADLNPVLQALLAGLFTWSVTALGAASVFFGRKFNQKLLDWMLGFAGGVMMAASYWSLLAPSIEIAENRDMAPWWPAAAGLIAGVFTLWALDKVLPHLHPGMPTDQTEGPESTWHRSVLLVTAITLHNIPEGLAVGVAFGGVISGVPSASLAAAVALALGIGLQNFPEGIAVAMPLRGEGMSRGKAFWFGQLSAIVEPVAAVLGAAAVTYAAPMLPYALSFAAGAMIFVVVEELIPESQQAGNVDLATVAFVVGFTVMMILDVALG; this is encoded by the coding sequence ATGCCTGTCTGGTTTGCCGATCTGAATCCCGTGCTGCAGGCACTGCTTGCCGGCCTGTTCACCTGGTCCGTCACGGCACTGGGGGCGGCGTCCGTTTTCTTCGGCCGGAAGTTCAACCAGAAACTGCTGGACTGGATGCTCGGATTCGCCGGCGGTGTGATGATGGCAGCCAGCTACTGGTCGCTGCTGGCCCCTTCGATCGAGATTGCGGAAAACCGCGACATGGCGCCGTGGTGGCCGGCGGCAGCAGGACTGATTGCCGGGGTGTTCACGCTGTGGGCTCTGGACAAGGTGCTGCCACACCTGCACCCGGGCATGCCGACCGATCAGACGGAAGGCCCCGAGTCGACCTGGCACCGCAGTGTGCTGCTGGTGACGGCCATCACTCTGCACAACATCCCGGAGGGACTGGCGGTCGGCGTCGCGTTCGGCGGCGTGATCTCCGGCGTTCCGTCTGCCAGTCTGGCGGCCGCCGTCGCACTGGCCCTCGGCATCGGTCTGCAGAACTTTCCGGAAGGGATCGCCGTGGCGATGCCGCTCCGCGGCGAGGGAATGTCCCGCGGGAAGGCATTCTGGTTCGGACAGCTTTCGGCGATCGTCGAGCCGGTGGCGGCGGTGCTGGGCGCTGCGGCGGTGACGTATGCTGCACCGATGCTGCCTTACGCACTCAGCTTCGCCGCGGGAGCGATGATCTTCGTCGTCGTGGAAGAGCTGATTCCCGAGTCGCAGCAGGCGGGCAACGTCGATCTGGCAACGGTCGCCTTCGTTGTGGGATTCACCGTGATGATGATTCTCGACGTCGCGCTCGGTTAA
- a CDS encoding phosphatidate phosphatase App1 family protein: protein MREYEPQRQEFSEDAATSSLAGRVEGLPISVDVQQLAVSVAEPTPTASIRPDQKLLFFPSYGRRDPATGQWHLHVHGWIFQPVHSSIRRRALMRVLLKVLKLDRQSLESDRCRERLSMFLVGNSRGNRVPIRLGATVYLLPPSFTNGHLRETLRLSEEAISDLTDQDALGRRSLRFEAVTDDADGRNFGGRIELVPERGVSVISDIDDTIKVSEVSRRRELLANTFMRDFRSIEGMSEVYGRWARRGARFHYVSASPWQLFEPLELFLGEHRFPPGSMHLRTIRTLRMRGRELLAARNGAKRRVLDHLLQEFPHREFVLCGDSGQRDPEIYGELTRKYPEQIRRICIHNISGESLYGPRLGQAFRGLDRDRVILFDTADEILDVIP from the coding sequence GTGAGAGAGTACGAACCGCAACGGCAGGAGTTTTCGGAAGACGCGGCGACGAGTTCGCTCGCCGGTCGCGTAGAAGGTCTGCCAATTAGTGTCGACGTGCAGCAGCTCGCGGTTTCCGTCGCAGAACCGACGCCGACCGCCTCGATCCGTCCGGACCAGAAACTGCTGTTCTTTCCCAGTTACGGTCGTCGTGACCCGGCGACCGGTCAGTGGCACCTGCACGTGCACGGCTGGATTTTTCAGCCGGTTCACAGTTCCATCCGCCGTCGCGCGCTGATGCGGGTTCTGCTCAAGGTTCTCAAGCTGGACCGGCAGTCGCTCGAGAGTGACCGTTGCCGGGAACGGCTGTCGATGTTTCTGGTGGGGAACTCACGAGGCAACCGGGTTCCGATCCGTCTGGGAGCGACGGTCTACCTGCTTCCCCCCTCGTTCACGAACGGACACCTCCGCGAGACGCTGCGCCTCTCCGAGGAGGCCATTTCCGATCTGACCGACCAGGACGCGCTCGGCCGACGCTCGCTGAGGTTCGAGGCGGTCACCGACGATGCCGATGGCAGGAACTTTGGAGGGCGGATCGAACTGGTGCCCGAACGGGGCGTTTCGGTCATCTCCGACATTGACGACACCATCAAGGTGAGCGAGGTCAGCCGCCGGCGGGAACTGCTCGCCAACACCTTCATGCGCGACTTTCGCTCGATCGAAGGGATGAGCGAGGTCTACGGTCGCTGGGCCCGGCGGGGAGCACGCTTCCACTACGTCTCGGCCAGTCCCTGGCAATTGTTCGAGCCGCTCGAACTGTTTCTGGGTGAGCATCGCTTTCCGCCCGGAAGTATGCACTTGCGGACGATCCGCACCCTGCGGATGCGCGGCCGCGAGCTGCTCGCGGCCCGCAACGGTGCCAAGCGGCGCGTGCTCGATCATCTGCTGCAGGAGTTCCCGCATCGGGAGTTCGTGCTCTGCGGCGATTCGGGGCAGCGGGATCCGGAGATCTACGGCGAACTGACCCGCAAGTACCCCGAGCAGATCCGGCGAATCTGCATCCACAACATCTCGGGCGAATCGCTGTACGGTCCGAGATTGGGGCAGGCATTCCGGGGGCTCGATCGGGATCGCGTGATTCTCTTCGATACCGCCGACGAGATTCTGGACGTCATCCCCTGA
- a CDS encoding efflux RND transporter permease subunit, with the protein MSLPRFSVENPVLVNMMMAVVLLAGAAFAFTLVREMFPESRPNKIAIMAVYPAVQPQELEKAITIKVEEAVRDVDGVEKVDSSVSEGLSTTTLTLFNDVDDVDTVLQEVKNEVDALQDLPDDLEKITVFKIEPTLPVIMVAVYGDGSEADLKQATRDIRDDLLELPGVSDVLMTGLRDDEISVEIRPDRLLEYNVTFDEVAAAIRQTNLDVSGGNLKGDRGHISVRTLGEEQEGADLEDIEIRSLPDGRTIRLRDVAIVRDDFVDTDAKSYFNGKRAANLIVEKTATQDAIQISTLIKAYAAGKGGREFHPYGEPPSPGDPWWERSWAVLSSRVAYAIDRIAGRPDPLAIYEQSLRQPFPHRFQLGLHTDLARFVEGRLDLMLRNGKAGLLLVLMCLMLFLNWRVALWTAIGLPVSFLGTFIVMWLFGVSMNLLSMFGLIIVLGIIVDDAIVIGENIYRRVEEGMPAREAAIKGAEEVMWPVLIAVTTTIAAFSPLLFIQGQIGDFMSQLPLVVIAALTVSLAEALIILPAHLRHLPSKLSRKSKEEASGPLHRLAKYEGFVLRSFLLPLYEWCLRLALRWRYVSLAVAVGTCMMALGLFFGRTSTGVSAGNVVGWEFIQKLDAESMQGIIEMPVGTSAEEVRERLEVLSDAALAMPEVTSVQVDVAQKLVIGEAGATGREVQSHFGQLFVELLAADEREAKDLRSSDDVLADLRRVSEKLTGVNSITWEIQNGGPGGKDIEIRFTGDELDQLQAIAEEYKAELATYNGVVDLDDDLDEGKREIQISLREAARPTGVTVGTLGNYVRAATYGAEARRITRNREDVKIMVRYPEDFREDVYNIESMWIPTGGDDGTSRKWIPMWEVAALNETRGYTTIHRSQQQRSITVFGEIDSQVTRASDVVGKVRREFTPEIQKRYPGVKISFLGSSEEQGKAFGSLKLATPVALMMIYMLLAGLFRSYLQPLVVMAAIPFGIQGAIIGHWITGYPMTILSAIGMVALTGIVVNDSLVLVDFINNRIRSGMSELEASVDGAKLRLRPILLTTLTTVAGLTPLMFERSFQAKFLIPMAVTLTFGLVFATVLTLGIVPVLNMIFFDVRRLSRQIWGAEPEEESPYSDGGSSATASPAPVVGGAS; encoded by the coding sequence ATGTCCCTTCCCCGCTTCAGCGTGGAGAACCCGGTTCTGGTGAACATGATGATGGCCGTCGTGCTTCTGGCCGGCGCCGCCTTCGCGTTCACTCTCGTCCGGGAAATGTTTCCGGAGAGCCGGCCCAACAAGATTGCCATCATGGCCGTCTATCCTGCGGTGCAGCCGCAGGAATTGGAAAAGGCGATCACGATCAAGGTCGAGGAGGCCGTCCGGGACGTGGACGGTGTCGAGAAGGTGGATTCCTCGGTCTCCGAGGGGCTGTCGACGACCACCTTGACGCTGTTCAACGACGTCGACGATGTCGACACCGTGCTCCAGGAAGTCAAGAACGAGGTCGACGCGCTCCAGGACCTGCCCGACGATCTCGAGAAGATCACCGTCTTCAAGATCGAACCGACGTTGCCGGTCATCATGGTGGCCGTCTACGGGGATGGCAGCGAGGCGGATCTCAAGCAGGCGACGCGGGACATCCGCGATGATCTGCTCGAACTGCCCGGCGTGAGCGATGTTCTGATGACCGGACTGCGCGACGACGAAATCAGTGTCGAGATCCGGCCCGACCGGCTGCTGGAGTACAACGTCACCTTCGATGAGGTCGCGGCAGCGATCCGGCAGACCAATCTCGATGTCTCCGGGGGCAACCTCAAGGGGGACCGGGGACATATCTCGGTCCGTACGCTGGGCGAAGAACAGGAAGGAGCCGATCTCGAGGACATCGAGATCCGCAGTCTTCCCGACGGACGCACCATCCGACTGCGCGATGTGGCGATCGTCCGCGATGATTTTGTCGACACGGATGCGAAGAGCTATTTCAACGGCAAACGTGCCGCGAATCTGATTGTCGAAAAGACGGCCACGCAGGATGCGATCCAGATTTCGACGCTGATCAAGGCGTACGCGGCCGGCAAGGGGGGGCGGGAGTTTCACCCGTATGGCGAGCCACCTTCGCCCGGCGACCCATGGTGGGAGCGGAGCTGGGCCGTGCTCAGCAGCCGTGTGGCATACGCGATCGATCGCATTGCAGGCCGGCCCGACCCGCTGGCGATCTACGAGCAGAGCCTGCGGCAACCGTTTCCGCACCGGTTCCAGCTGGGGCTGCATACCGACCTGGCCCGTTTCGTGGAAGGCCGCCTGGACCTGATGCTTCGCAACGGCAAGGCCGGCCTCCTGCTGGTCCTGATGTGTCTGATGCTGTTCCTCAACTGGCGGGTCGCGTTGTGGACGGCGATCGGCCTGCCGGTCTCGTTTCTCGGCACGTTCATCGTGATGTGGCTGTTCGGCGTCTCGATGAATCTGCTCTCGATGTTCGGGCTGATCATCGTTCTGGGGATCATCGTCGACGATGCGATCGTGATCGGCGAGAACATTTACCGCCGCGTCGAAGAAGGAATGCCGGCACGCGAGGCGGCCATCAAGGGGGCCGAAGAGGTAATGTGGCCGGTACTGATTGCCGTGACCACGACCATCGCGGCCTTTTCGCCGTTGCTGTTCATCCAGGGGCAAATCGGCGACTTCATGTCGCAGCTGCCACTGGTGGTGATCGCGGCCTTGACGGTGTCGCTGGCCGAAGCACTCATCATTCTTCCGGCGCACCTGCGGCACCTGCCTTCGAAACTGTCGCGCAAGAGCAAAGAAGAAGCGAGCGGTCCGCTGCATCGGCTGGCAAAGTACGAAGGGTTCGTGCTGCGGAGCTTTTTGCTGCCGCTGTACGAGTGGTGCCTGAGGCTGGCACTGCGCTGGCGGTACGTGTCACTCGCGGTAGCCGTGGGGACGTGCATGATGGCTCTGGGCCTGTTTTTCGGCCGGACGTCGACCGGAGTTTCCGCGGGGAACGTGGTCGGCTGGGAGTTCATTCAAAAGCTCGATGCCGAGTCGATGCAGGGAATCATCGAGATGCCGGTCGGGACCAGTGCCGAGGAGGTCCGCGAGCGGCTCGAGGTCCTCAGCGATGCCGCGCTGGCGATGCCCGAGGTCACCAGTGTCCAGGTCGATGTGGCGCAGAAGCTTGTGATTGGCGAGGCGGGGGCCACCGGGCGGGAAGTCCAGTCGCACTTCGGTCAGCTGTTTGTCGAACTGCTGGCCGCAGACGAGCGGGAGGCGAAGGACCTGCGTTCCAGCGACGACGTGCTGGCGGATCTCCGCCGCGTCTCGGAAAAGCTGACCGGCGTGAATTCGATCACCTGGGAGATCCAGAACGGTGGTCCTGGCGGCAAGGATATCGAGATCCGCTTTACCGGCGACGAACTGGATCAGCTGCAGGCGATCGCCGAGGAGTACAAGGCCGAACTGGCCACGTACAACGGAGTCGTGGATCTCGACGACGATCTCGATGAAGGAAAGCGGGAGATTCAAATCTCGCTGCGAGAAGCAGCACGTCCCACGGGAGTGACGGTCGGAACGCTGGGTAACTACGTACGGGCCGCGACATATGGGGCCGAGGCGCGACGAATCACCCGCAACCGCGAAGACGTGAAGATCATGGTTCGCTATCCGGAGGACTTTCGCGAAGACGTGTACAACATCGAATCGATGTGGATTCCCACCGGCGGCGACGACGGTACGTCCCGCAAGTGGATCCCGATGTGGGAGGTGGCTGCCCTCAACGAAACCCGCGGGTACACGACGATTCATCGCAGCCAGCAGCAGCGGTCGATTACGGTGTTCGGCGAGATCGACTCGCAGGTGACGCGGGCCTCCGACGTGGTCGGCAAGGTCCGTCGCGAGTTCACACCGGAGATCCAGAAGAGGTATCCCGGCGTGAAGATCAGCTTTCTCGGGTCGTCTGAGGAACAGGGGAAGGCGTTCGGCAGTCTCAAGCTGGCCACCCCCGTCGCCCTGATGATGATCTACATGCTGCTCGCCGGACTGTTTCGCTCCTACCTGCAGCCGCTCGTGGTGATGGCGGCGATCCCCTTCGGGATCCAGGGAGCCATCATCGGGCACTGGATTACGGGGTATCCGATGACGATCCTGAGCGCGATCGGTATGGTGGCGCTGACCGGCATCGTCGTGAACGACTCACTGGTGCTCGTCGATTTCATCAACAATCGCATCCGCTCCGGCATGAGTGAACTTGAAGCCAGTGTCGATGGGGCAAAGCTGCGGTTGCGACCGATCCTGCTGACCACACTGACGACGGTCGCCGGTCTGACCCCGCTGATGTTCGAACGCAGTTTTCAGGCGAAATTCCTGATTCCGATGGCCGTAACGCTGACCTTCGGACTCGTGTTTGCGACAGTACTGACGCTGGGAATCGTGCCGGTCCTGAACATGATTTTCTTCGATGTTCGTCGGCTGTCCCGGCAGATCTGGGGAGCAGAGCCGGAGGAGGAGTCACCGTACAGTGACGGCGGGTCGTCGGCGACGGCTTCGCCTGCACCGGTTGTCGGTGGAGCGTCGTGA
- a CDS encoding endo-1,4-beta-xylanase, whose translation MGVMRFHVYPRELVQDWPEASRAFISGFDGRIYPTRVDFDDAVMTCRRPHSDSGKLHVAWPVEGFGRPVLSTASLPEREEPYLLPLELARGKIVEIRDQSAGWAMLRMEIPPAFEVKQKQAFRRFSQASAAQETPEVAARLASEALAFACEAAELLAGAYVEQRLTNQRQLANHPPALVGCDLGFGVPSAQHHHLLRRTFDSAVVPIEWRHIEPTEGEYVWDVCDRLIASCIQDRIIVRGGPFIRLTQNGMPPWLDQWSHDFLNLQSFVCDFVETAISRYMGRIRIWEVSAYGNTGDGSNLSEEQRLALVARTLETAIRTDADSQFFIRIDRPWGEYQAAGQHRLSPFQFVDALVRSNLGLSGVNLEIAVGYLPNGSGFRDALSFSRLIDVWSQLGIQIHVTLAFPSCNQADTLADPHVRVDRPQWKAPWSPQAQADWLNEFLPLLIAKPAVTGVYWGHFQDGVTHDYPHSGLIAADGTVKPAFDVIRLHHAVHRFDDDTDLEMPSLSP comes from the coding sequence ATGGGAGTGATGCGGTTCCACGTCTACCCTCGGGAACTGGTGCAGGACTGGCCCGAAGCCTCACGCGCCTTCATCAGCGGGTTTGACGGCCGAATCTATCCCACTCGCGTCGATTTCGACGACGCGGTCATGACCTGCCGCCGTCCCCACTCCGACAGTGGCAAGCTGCATGTCGCGTGGCCGGTCGAAGGGTTCGGACGCCCCGTTCTCTCCACGGCCTCTCTTCCCGAACGTGAAGAGCCGTATCTACTTCCGCTCGAACTGGCCCGCGGGAAGATCGTCGAAATCCGCGATCAGAGCGCCGGCTGGGCCATGCTGCGGATGGAGATTCCCCCGGCGTTCGAGGTCAAGCAGAAGCAGGCGTTTCGCAGGTTCTCCCAGGCCTCCGCGGCTCAGGAAACTCCCGAGGTTGCCGCGCGGCTTGCCAGCGAGGCCCTCGCGTTTGCGTGCGAGGCGGCCGAGCTGCTGGCCGGGGCCTATGTCGAACAGCGGCTGACCAATCAGCGGCAGCTCGCCAACCATCCCCCGGCTCTGGTCGGGTGTGACCTTGGGTTCGGCGTGCCCTCGGCCCAGCATCACCATCTGCTGCGGCGCACGTTTGATTCTGCCGTCGTGCCGATCGAGTGGCGGCACATCGAGCCGACCGAAGGGGAATACGTCTGGGATGTCTGCGACCGGCTGATTGCGTCCTGCATCCAGGATCGCATCATCGTCCGGGGCGGTCCCTTCATCCGGCTCACGCAGAACGGGATGCCTCCCTGGCTCGATCAGTGGAGCCACGACTTCCTCAATCTGCAGAGCTTCGTCTGCGACTTTGTCGAAACGGCGATCTCCCGCTACATGGGCCGCATTCGCATCTGGGAAGTGTCGGCCTACGGGAATACCGGCGACGGCTCGAATCTTTCGGAAGAGCAGCGGCTCGCGCTTGTGGCCCGTACGCTCGAGACCGCGATCCGGACCGACGCCGACTCGCAGTTTTTCATCCGGATCGATCGTCCCTGGGGCGAGTATCAGGCGGCCGGCCAGCACCGACTTTCGCCGTTTCAGTTTGTCGATGCCCTGGTCCGCTCGAACCTCGGACTCTCGGGCGTCAATCTCGAGATTGCGGTCGGTTATCTGCCGAACGGATCCGGATTCCGGGATGCCCTGAGCTTCTCGCGGCTGATTGACGTGTGGAGTCAGTTGGGAATTCAGATCCACGTGACCCTGGCGTTCCCCTCCTGCAACCAGGCGGATACTCTCGCCGATCCTCACGTCCGCGTCGATCGTCCTCAGTGGAAGGCTCCCTGGAGCCCGCAGGCCCAGGCCGACTGGCTTAACGAGTTTCTACCGTTGCTGATCGCAAAACCGGCCGTCACGGGGGTGTACTGGGGGCATTTTCAGGACGGTGTCACGCACGACTACCCGCATTCGGGACTGATTGCAGCGGATGGCACGGTCAAGCCGGCGTTTGACGTGATCCGTCTGCACCATGCGGTTCATCGCTTCGACGACGACACCGATCTCGAGATGCCATCGCTCTCGCCGTAA
- a CDS encoding phosphoribosylaminoimidazolesuccinocarboxamide synthase, with translation MTSTALTQSQVSGMTPRRGKVRDIYEFDDRLLFVATDRISAFDHVLPVAIPDKGRVLTKISEFWFEKLEVPHHLLSMDLSELPLPEGTDVDVLDGRSMVVRKTNVVPIECVVRGYLAGSGWKEYQKSQTVCGLELPAGLVESSKLPEPIFTPATKEESGHDENISFERMCEIIGTELAERLRTLSLDIYRRGAEYALQHGIIIADTKFEFGQIGDELLLIDEVLTPDSSRFWPEDQYEAGKGQPSFDKQIVRDWLSETDWDKNSAPPSLPEEVVSRTRAQYIAAYERLSGQTFAWK, from the coding sequence ATGACGAGTACGGCCCTGACCCAAAGCCAGGTTTCCGGAATGACCCCGCGCCGGGGCAAGGTTCGCGACATTTACGAATTCGACGACCGGCTGCTGTTTGTGGCAACCGACCGCATCAGCGCATTCGATCACGTGCTGCCGGTCGCCATTCCCGACAAGGGACGGGTTCTCACCAAGATCAGCGAGTTCTGGTTCGAGAAGCTCGAAGTCCCGCATCACCTGCTCAGCATGGACCTGAGCGAACTGCCGCTTCCCGAAGGAACCGATGTCGACGTGCTCGACGGTCGCAGCATGGTGGTCCGCAAGACGAACGTCGTGCCGATCGAATGCGTCGTCCGCGGCTACCTGGCCGGTTCGGGCTGGAAGGAATACCAGAAGTCGCAGACGGTCTGCGGGCTGGAGCTGCCGGCCGGGCTGGTCGAAAGCAGCAAGCTGCCCGAGCCGATCTTCACGCCGGCCACCAAGGAAGAGTCGGGACACGACGAGAACATCTCGTTCGAGCGGATGTGCGAGATCATCGGGACCGAACTGGCCGAACGCCTGCGGACCCTGAGCCTGGACATCTACCGCCGCGGTGCCGAGTACGCGTTGCAGCACGGCATCATCATTGCCGACACGAAGTTCGAATTCGGGCAGATTGGCGACGAACTGCTGCTGATCGACGAGGTGCTCACGCCGGACAGCTCCCGCTTCTGGCCGGAAGACCAGTATGAGGCCGGCAAGGGGCAGCCGTCGTTCGACAAGCAGATCGTGCGGGACTGGCTCAGCGAAACCGACTGGGACAAGAACAGCGCCCCGCCGTCCCTTCCCGAAGAGGTCGTGAGCCGCACCCGGGCGCAGTACATCGCGGCGTACGAGCGTCTGTCGGGGCAGACATTCGCGTGGAAGTGA
- a CDS encoding HAD family hydrolase gives MSKTIQEYLDWLDERDDLRWPQPPAPKPLKATPYLKPLSGIRLVSFSVYGTLLRIDAGQLFHIHPQPLRMQVALEKTIEEFNMWNSMSRKPGQPWEYMLQQYTKLVEEERMVSTPKKGDTPEISSTRLWSKLIDRLIRNEYQYDEGFYGDVDELSEKVAYFFHASLQGVTAADEALWMLQTLSSAGLRTGLLADGQVFTLAQLLRAFRGQGTIQSLGDLFASDSITLSHSLRLRKPSPSLFAAAAERFRQMGIEPHEVLHVSHRLQDDLSVARQTGFRTALLAADAVCCQVSAADVKQAEVKPDRLLTKLSQVRHLLQI, from the coding sequence ATGTCGAAGACGATTCAGGAATACCTCGACTGGCTGGATGAACGGGATGACCTGCGATGGCCGCAGCCGCCCGCTCCCAAACCCCTGAAGGCCACTCCGTACCTGAAGCCGCTCTCCGGCATCCGGCTGGTCAGCTTCAGTGTGTACGGGACGCTGCTGAGAATCGACGCGGGCCAGTTGTTTCACATCCATCCGCAACCGCTCCGCATGCAGGTCGCTCTCGAGAAGACGATCGAAGAGTTCAACATGTGGAACAGCATGTCGCGGAAGCCGGGCCAGCCCTGGGAGTACATGCTCCAGCAGTACACCAAACTGGTCGAAGAAGAGCGGATGGTCTCGACCCCGAAGAAGGGAGACACTCCCGAAATCAGTTCGACCCGTCTGTGGTCGAAACTGATCGACCGGCTGATCCGCAACGAATATCAGTACGACGAGGGCTTCTACGGCGACGTCGACGAGCTGTCTGAGAAGGTGGCGTACTTCTTCCACGCCAGCCTGCAAGGCGTCACTGCGGCGGACGAGGCCCTCTGGATGCTGCAGACACTTTCGTCGGCAGGGCTGCGGACCGGCCTGCTGGCAGACGGACAGGTGTTCACGCTCGCACAGTTATTGCGGGCATTCCGGGGACAGGGTACAATCCAGAGCCTCGGAGACCTGTTCGCCTCCGACTCGATCACGCTTTCGCACAGTCTGCGTCTCCGCAAGCCGTCGCCCAGCCTGTTCGCCGCGGCGGCCGAACGATTCCGACAGATGGGCATCGAGCCGCACGAGGTTCTGCACGTCAGCCATCGCCTGCAGGATGACCTCTCGGTCGCCCGCCAGACTGGCTTTCGCACGGCGTTGTTGGCCGCCGACGCGGTCTGTTGCCAGGTCAGTGCCGCAGACGTCAAACAGGCTGAGGTGAAGCCCGACCGGCTTCTGACCAAACTGAGCCAGGTGCGGCATCTGCTCCAGATCTGA
- a CDS encoding 3-hydroxyacyl-ACP dehydratase FabZ family protein has protein sequence MPPQPIFDYSQYNFDKPLFGIDDIRKFNPQRHEMEQLSGIVWVDREEHGIIGFRDITDDEFWIKGHMPGFPLMPGVLLCESAAQLAGFYARKYNILGAGDYLGFGGMDSVRFRAPVFPSCRLIICARATRIKPRLRAEFEFQGFVDDRLVFNGGMIGVPISRERRVDS, from the coding sequence ATGCCCCCGCAGCCCATTTTCGACTACTCGCAGTACAATTTCGACAAGCCGCTGTTCGGGATCGATGACATCCGGAAGTTCAATCCGCAACGGCACGAGATGGAGCAGCTGAGCGGCATCGTCTGGGTCGACCGGGAAGAACACGGAATCATCGGGTTTCGGGACATCACCGACGACGAGTTCTGGATCAAGGGCCACATGCCCGGCTTCCCGCTGATGCCGGGCGTTCTGCTGTGCGAATCGGCCGCCCAGCTGGCCGGCTTCTACGCCCGCAAGTACAACATTCTCGGCGCGGGTGATTACCTCGGCTTTGGCGGAATGGACTCAGTCCGCTTCCGGGCACCGGTCTTCCCCTCCTGCCGGCTGATCATCTGCGCCCGCGCCACCCGCATCAAACCGCGGCTGCGGGCCGAGTTCGAATTCCAGGGTTTCGTCGACGACCGGCTGGTGTTCAACGGTGGAATGATCGGCGTGCCGATCAGCCGCGAACGCCGCGTCGATTCCTGA
- the trmB gene encoding tRNA (guanosine(46)-N7)-methyltransferase TrmB, producing MPAPASMRPAPPTDLKPFFLTLTDVDAEYDRALDWPKFFGNDHPVELDIGSGRGLHLVTAGEARPDTNFLGIEVDYREGRRAARRLQKREMHHVRVLGGDANLALAKYITPHTVDAVHVYFPDPWWKRKHRHRRIFNDRFVGLCSQVLKPGGMLHSWTDVEEYFYDIEALMNHHEDFVTLPPPAEKSPEHDMDYRTSYERKKRKLGLPIYRGQWQRKPL from the coding sequence ATGCCCGCCCCCGCTTCCATGCGTCCCGCTCCCCCCACGGACCTCAAACCGTTCTTCCTGACGCTGACGGACGTCGACGCCGAGTACGATCGGGCTCTCGACTGGCCGAAGTTCTTCGGCAACGACCATCCGGTCGAGCTGGACATCGGTTCGGGACGGGGGCTGCATCTGGTGACCGCCGGCGAGGCCCGTCCGGACACGAACTTTCTGGGGATCGAAGTCGACTACCGGGAAGGACGGCGCGCCGCCCGCCGCCTTCAGAAGCGGGAGATGCATCACGTCCGGGTGCTCGGCGGCGACGCGAACCTGGCGCTGGCAAAGTACATTACGCCGCACACGGTCGATGCCGTCCACGTGTACTTCCCCGACCCGTGGTGGAAGCGGAAGCATCGTCACCGGCGGATCTTCAACGACCGGTTCGTGGGGCTCTGCTCGCAGGTGCTCAAGCCGGGCGGGATGCTGCACTCGTGGACCGATGTCGAGGAGTACTTCTACGACATCGAAGCGCTGATGAATCACCACGAGGACTTCGTCACGCTCCCTCCGCCGGCCGAGAAGTCCCCCGAGCACGACATGGATTACCGCACCAGCTACGAGCGGAAGAAACGGAAGCTGGGGCTGCCGATCTACCGCGGTCAGTGGCAGCGGAAGCCGCTCTGA